The Streptomyces europaeiscabiei genome window below encodes:
- a CDS encoding YoaK family protein, translated as MKPRAGVGLTSVMVALTLTTGMIEAVSFLVLGPVFTAVQTGNLLFLSFALTGAAGLSPAAAGVSFVGFTVGAVLGSRFESSVDAHGRRWFVPALIVEALLLGLGGLVAWRAGLDATGAPADDPHFTVVALVAGAMGVRNVTTLRARVADVPTTVSTRALTALLSGLPPYPDSHAGTGARNEGRRLASVAAMFAGGLLGAWLLLHEEVSPALVLLIPAALVLILGALYRGVPRRRMPEPSEPG; from the coding sequence ATGAAGCCCCGAGCGGGCGTCGGGCTCACCTCGGTCATGGTGGCGCTGACGCTGACGACCGGCATGATCGAGGCCGTCAGCTTCCTCGTGCTCGGCCCGGTGTTCACCGCGGTGCAGACCGGGAACCTCCTCTTCCTCTCCTTCGCGCTCACCGGCGCCGCCGGCCTGTCCCCGGCGGCGGCGGGCGTCTCGTTCGTGGGCTTCACGGTCGGCGCGGTGCTCGGCTCCCGGTTCGAGTCGAGCGTGGACGCCCACGGCCGCCGCTGGTTCGTCCCCGCGCTGATCGTCGAGGCCCTGCTGCTGGGGCTCGGCGGACTGGTCGCCTGGCGCGCCGGCCTCGACGCGACGGGCGCCCCGGCGGACGACCCGCACTTCACCGTCGTCGCCCTGGTCGCCGGGGCCATGGGCGTGCGCAACGTCACCACCCTGCGCGCGCGGGTCGCGGACGTTCCCACCACGGTGTCCACCCGCGCCCTGACCGCGCTGCTCAGCGGCCTGCCCCCGTACCCCGACAGCCACGCGGGAACAGGCGCGAGGAACGAGGGCCGCCGCCTCGCCTCGGTCGCCGCGATGTTCGCCGGGGGCCTGCTGGGCGCCTGGCTGCTGCTGCACGAAGAGGTGTCCCCGGCGCTGGTCCTGCTGATCCCCGCCGCGCTGGTCCTGATTCTGGGCGCGCTCTACCGGGGGGTGCCACGCCGGCGTATGCCGGAGCCCTCGGAGCCCGGCTGA
- the rpsJ gene encoding 30S ribosomal protein S10, giving the protein MAGQKIRIRLKAYDHEVIDSSAKKIVETVTRTGASVAGPVPLPTEKNVYCVIKSPHKYKDSREHFEMRTHKRLIDILDPTPKTVDSLMRLDLPAGVDIEIKL; this is encoded by the coding sequence ATGGCGGGACAGAAGATCCGCATCCGGCTCAAGGCCTACGACCACGAGGTCATCGACAGCTCGGCGAAGAAGATCGTCGAGACGGTGACCCGCACTGGTGCGTCGGTCGCGGGCCCGGTGCCGCTGCCCACTGAGAAGAACGTGTACTGCGTCATCAAGTCGCCGCACAAGTACAAGGACTCGCGCGAGCACTTCGAGATGCGCACGCACAAGCGCCTGATCGACATCCTCGACCCGACGCCCAAGACCGTTGACTCTCTGATGCGACTCGACCTCCC